The DNA sequence CACCTGAACCGGCAGCAGGTCACCGACATCGCTCTGCCACTGAACCAGGAGCTGACGACGAGGATGTCGGCGGCGAGGCCGAGGAGGAGGATGCCCGCGCAGACGATGGCCCAGATGGACCTGCGTAGCAATGACTGGCAGGCGACCACGGTGCCGGGGTTCTGCGGGTGCTAGGTGACCTGGATGATCTCGACGCGGCTCTGGGTGTACATGGAACGGCTCTGGCCGTGCATGTCCGTGTACACATAGTTCCCCGTCTTGCCGAACAGGTCGGTCATCATGTCGAGCCGTACCGCCTCGACGGTGAGCACGACGGTCACGAGGGCGACGGCCCCGGCCCCGAGCCTGAATACGCGTGTCCGCCTGTCCTGCTCGGGCTCGGTCAGGGCGTGGACGGTGACAAAGGCCGAACCTTCGACGGTCTCCCCAGCCTTCTCGGCGCGCTCGGGCAGGGTCGCGTTGACCGCGTCGACCAGGGCACCCGCGGCATGTCAGGCGCGGTCGCGGACCTTGGTTACACGCGACGTCGTGCTGGCCGCCCCTGAACACGAACCGGACCTCGACAGCGGGGCCGATCCGAGCTCCCCGCCGTTTCCGATTTGTGTCGGCTCGACCGGAGTCACGACGCTCTCAACGCTGCGTAGTCAGCACCAAGTCAGCACGGGACAGGTTGCGAGGGGTGCTGACATGGGGTTTCAGGTCAGCACCAAGTCAGCACGGGAGTCAGCACCACGACCCCAAAACGGCTGTAACTCTGCAATTCCGGCAGGGGCTTCCCACCCGCTTCCGGAGGGGTGCCAGGGAATCGGTTCGGACCTTATGGTGGCCGGACACACTCGGGTGGGTTTGATTGTGACGGCACGCCACATATACCGCTGACCTGGGGACTTCTACGTTGTGGCCACACCCGACGTCCCCGCAGACACCCTGGAAGTGGTGCACATGGTCTCCCCCGGAACTGTCCCCAAGGCTCCATCCGGAATCAGACGGATCGTTGCCGCCAGTCTCATCGGGACCACCATCGAGTGGTACGACTTCTTCCTCTACGGGACCGCCGCCGCCCTGGTCTTCAACAAGCTGTTCTTCCCCACCGCCGATCCGCTCACGGGCACCCTGATCGCTTTCCTCACCTACGCCATCGGGTTCCTCGCCCGGCCGCTGGGCGGGGTGGTCTTCGGGCATTTCGGGGACAAGGTCGGGCGCAAGAAGCTGCTGGTGCTGAGTCTGCTGATGATGGGCGGGGCCACCTTCGCGATGGGGCTGCTACCCACCCACGCGAGCATCGGGGTCTGGGCGCCGATCCTGCTGACCGTGCTGCGCCTGGTGCAGGGGTTCGCGCTGGGCGGCGAGTGGGGCGGGGCCGTGCTGATCGTGTCCGAGCACGGAGGGGCCGAGCACCGCGGGTTCTGGGCCTCATGGCCGCAGTCCGGGGCTCCCGGGGGGAACTTGCTGGCCACCGGGGTACTGGCGCTGCTCGCCGGGGTGCAGTCGGACGCGACGTTCCTCGCATGGGGCTGGCGGATCCCCTTCCTGCTCTCCGGGCTCCTCGTGATGGTCGGGCTGTGGATCCGTCTCTCGGTGTCCGAGTCGCCCGTCTTCCTCGCGGCGCAGGCCGAGGCAGCGGCCTCGGGGCGGGGCGAGGAGGAGAAGGCCCCCGTCGTCCAGGTGTTCCGCAAGGACTGGCGGCAGGTCCTGGTCGCCATCGGCACCCGGTTCGGCGAGAACATCTCGTACTACGTCCTCACTTCCTTCCTCCTCGTCTACGTCACCACCCATCTCGGGCTCCCCAAGACCACCGCGCTCAACGCGCTCCTGATCGGCTCGGCCGTGCACTTCCTGACCATCCCGGCCTGGGGCGCGCTGTCCGACCGGATCGGGCGCCGGCCGGTGACGCTGATCGGTTCGGCCGGCATGGCACTGTGGGCGTTCGCGTTCTTCGCGCTGGTGGACTCCGAGTCGTTCGCCGTCATCACCCTCGCCGTCACCGCCGGGCTGCTGCTGCA is a window from the Streptomyces sp. NBC_01244 genome containing:
- a CDS encoding MFS transporter, producing MVSPGTVPKAPSGIRRIVAASLIGTTIEWYDFFLYGTAAALVFNKLFFPTADPLTGTLIAFLTYAIGFLARPLGGVVFGHFGDKVGRKKLLVLSLLMMGGATFAMGLLPTHASIGVWAPILLTVLRLVQGFALGGEWGGAVLIVSEHGGAEHRGFWASWPQSGAPGGNLLATGVLALLAGVQSDATFLAWGWRIPFLLSGLLVMVGLWIRLSVSESPVFLAAQAEAAASGRGEEEKAPVVQVFRKDWRQVLVAIGTRFGENISYYVLTSFLLVYVTTHLGLPKTTALNALLIGSAVHFLTIPAWGALSDRIGRRPVTLIGSAGMALWAFAFFALVDSESFAVITLAVTAGLLLHGAMYGPQAAFISEMFDTKVRYSGASMGSQLASIIAGALAPIIAVELLKDYGSSVPVSVYLSAAALVTTLTVLFARETRGRDLSVPKAEAAGPAGSSAGSGYAAKVSDPA